A single region of the Oreochromis niloticus isolate F11D_XX linkage group LG19, O_niloticus_UMD_NMBU, whole genome shotgun sequence genome encodes:
- the lck gene encoding tyrosine-protein kinase Lck, whose amino-acid sequence MGCNCSSDYSDSDWIENLDEICEHCNCPIPPQSCNPYTDQLIPYPSQMTPPTSPLPVNVVVAIYSYEPTHDGDLGFDKGDKLKILNKDDPEWYLAESLTTGQQGYIPHNFVALSTVETEPWFFRNISRNEAMRLLLAPGNTQGSFLIRESETAKGSYSLSVRDLDHNTGEGVKHYRIRNMDNGGFYITAKISFNSLKELVQHHSRDADGLCTKLVKPCQSRAPQKPWWQDEWEIPRESLKLERRLGAGQFGEVWMGVYNNDRKVAIKNLKMGTMSVEAFLAEANMMKNLQHPRLVRLFAVVTQEPIYIVTEYMENGSLVDYLKTTEGSNLPMNVLIEMSSQVADGMAFIEQKNYIHRDLRAANILVSHELICKVADFGLARLIEDNEYTAREGAKFPIKWTAPEAINYGTFSIKSDVWSFGILLTEIVTYGRIPYPGMSNPEVIQNLERGYRMPQPDNCSDALYSIMCHCWKESPEERPTFEYLRNVLEDFFTSTERQYQE is encoded by the exons ATGGGCTGCAACTGCAGTTCGGACTATTCAGACAGTGACTGGATCGAGAACTTGGATGAAATCTGCGAACACTGCAACTGTCCCATACCGCCACAATCATGCAACCCA TACACAGATCAGCTGATTCCATATCCATCGCAGATGACACCTCCTACATCACCTTTACCAG TCAACGTTGTGGTGGCCATTTACAGCTATGAGCCCACTCATGACGGCGACCTCGGCTTCGACAAAGGAGACAAACTCAAGATCCTCAACAA GGATGATCCAGAATGGTATCTGGCAGAGTCTCTCACCACAGGCCAGCAGGGCTACATCCCCCACAACTTTGTCGCATTGTCCACCGTGGAGACTGAACC GTGGTTCTTCAGGAACATTTCGAGAAACGAAGCCATGAGGCTGCTCCTCGCTCCTGGGAATACGCAGGGTTCCTTCCTGATTCGAGAGAGTGAGACCGCTAAAG GATCATACTCGTTATCAGTGAGAGATCTGGACCATAACACAGGTGAAGGAGTGAAGCACTACAGGATCCGCAACATGGACAATGGTGGCTTCTACATCACAGCGAAGATATCCTTCAACTCACTGAAGGAGCTCGTCCAGCATCACTCAC GTGATGCAGACGGGCTGTGCACAAAGCTGGTGAAACCATGTCAGTCGAGGGCACCGCAGAAGCCTTGGTGGCAGGACGAGTGGGAGATTCCTCGTGAGTCCCTGAAACTGGAGCGCAGGCTCGGAGCTGGGCAGTTTGGAGAAGTCTGGATGG GTGTCTACAACAATGACAGGAAAGTGGCAATCAAGAATCTGAAAATGGGCACTATGTCAGTGGAAGCTTTCTTGGCAGAAGCCAACATGATGAAGAACCTGCAGCATCCTCGCCTCGTCCGCCTCTTCGCTGTGGTTACCCAGGAGCCAATCTACATTGTCACCGAGTACATGGAAAATG GTAGCCTGGTGGATTACCTGAAAACAACAGAGGGAAGCAATTTGCCCATGAACGTCCTGATAGAGATGTCATCTCAG GTGGCTGACGGCATGGCATTTATTGAGCAGAAAAATTACATTCATCGAGATCTGCGAGCTGCCAATATTCTCGTCTCTCATGAGCTCATTTGCAAGGTTGCTGACTTTGGACTCGCCCGACTCATAGAGGACAACGAATACACAGCCAGAGAGG GTGCAAAGTTCCCCATTAAATGGACCGCCCCAGAAGCTATTAACTATGGCACCTTCTCCATAAAATCTGATGTGTGGTCATTTGGGATCCTCCTTACAGAAATAGTGACATATGGACGCATTCCTTACCCTG gTATGTCTAACCCAGAGGTTATCCAGAACCTGGAGCGGGGCTACAGAATGCCACAGCCTGACAACTGCTCCGATGCTCTTTATAGCATCATGTGTCACTGCTGGAAGGAGAGTCCGGAGGAGAGACCTACGTTTGAGTACCTGAGGAATGTTCTGGAGGATTTCTTCACATCCACAGAGAGGCAATACCAGGAATAG
- the LOC100711924 gene encoding probable histone deacetylase 1-B isoform X2, whose protein sequence is MALTSQGTKKKVCYYYDGDVGNYYYGQGHPMKPHRIRMTHNLLLNYGLYRKMEIYRPHKASGEEMTKYHSDDYIKFLRSIRPDNMSEYSKQMQRFNVGEDCPVFDGLFEFCQLSAGGSVAGAVKLNKQQTDIAINWAGGLHHAKKSEASGFCYVNDIVLAILELLKYHQRVLYIDIDIHHGDGVEEAFYTTDRVMTVSFHKYGEYFPGTGDLRDIGAGKGKYYAVNYPLRDGIDDESYEAIFKPIMAKVMEMYQPSAVVLQCGADSLSGDRLGCFNLTIKGHAKCVEYMKSFNLPLLMLGGGGYTIRNVARCWTYETAVALDSSIPNELPYNDYFEYFGPDFKLHISPSNMTNQNTNDYLEKIKQRLFENLRMLPHAPGVQMQAIPEDAVQEDSGDEEEEDPNKRVSIRSRDKRIACEEEFSDSEDEGEGGRRNAASFKKVKRTKTEGEKEGEEKEKKEVKEEEKVPEEEKMDTSKPKEESKTP, encoded by the exons ATGGCGCTTACTTCtcaaggaacaaagaaaaaagtttgCTACTACTATGATG GTGATGTTGGAAACTATTATTATGGCCAGGGGCATCCCATGAAGCCCCACCGAATCCGCATGACACACAACCTGTTACTGAACTATGGCCTCTACAGAAAGATGGAAATATAC CGTCCACACAAAGCCAGTGGAGAGGAGATGACCAAGTATCACAGCGACGACTACATCAAGTTCCTGCGTTCAATCCGCCCCGATAACATGTCAGAATACAGCAAACAAATGCAGAGAT TTAATGTGGGGGAGGACTGTCCAGTGTTTGATGGTTTATTTGAGTTCTGCCAGCTGTCAGCTGGGGGCTCTGTTG CCGGTGCTGTGAAGTTGAacaaacagcagacagacatTGCTATCAACTGGGCTGGAGGCCTTCATCACGCCAAGAAGTCAGAAGCCTCTGGGTTTTGTTATGTCAATGACATCGTGCTGGCTATCCTGGAGTTACTGAA ATACCACCAGAGAGTTCTGTACATAGATATTGACATCCATCACGGAGATGGTGTGGAAGAGGCTTTCTACACCACAGACCGTGTCATGACCGTGTCCTTCCACAAGTATGGAGAGTACTTCCCTGGCACCGGTGACCTCAGG GACATCGGAGCGGGAAAGGGCAAATATTACGCTGTGAATTACCCGCTGAGGGATGGGATTGACGATGAGTCCTATGAAGCCATATTCAAGCCT ATCATGGCAAAAGTGATGGAGATGTACCAACCCAGCGCGGTGGTTCTCCAGTGTGGAGCTGATTCGCTGTCTGGAGACAGGCTTGGTTGCTTTAACCTCACCATTAAAG GTCATGCCAAGTGTGTGGAGTATATGAAGAGCTTCAACCTGCCACTGCTTATGCTGGGTGGAGGAGGCTACACTATCCGTAATGTGGCGCGCTGCTGGACGTATGAGACGGCTGTGGCCCTAGATAGCTCCATCCCAAATG AGCTTCCATACAACGACTACTTTGAGTACTTTGGGCCAGACTTCAAGCTGCACATCAGCCCCTCCAACATGACCAATCAGAACACCAACGACTACCTGGAGAAGATCAA GCAGCGCCTGTTTGAGAACTTGCGGATGCTCCCTCATGCCCCTGGTGTCCAGATGCAGGCCATCCCAGAAGACGCAGTGCAGGAGGACAGCggggatgaggaggaggaggatccCAACAAGCGCGTATCCA TTCGTTCTCGTGACAAGAGGATAGCCTGTGAGGAGGAGTTCTCTGACTCGGAGGATGAAGGTGAAGGAGGCCGCAGAAATGCTGCCAGCTTCAAGAAGGTCAAGCGAACTAAAACcgaaggagagaaagagggagaagaaaaggagaagaaag aagtcaaagaagaggagaaggtgCCAGAGGAGGAGAAAATGGACACATCAAA GCCAAAAGAGGAGTCCAAGACACCTTGA
- the LOC100711924 gene encoding probable histone deacetylase 1-B isoform X1 encodes MALTSQGTKKKVCYYYDGDVGNYYYGQGHPMKPHRIRMTHNLLLNYGLYRKMEIYRPHKASGEEMTKYHSDDYIKFLRSIRPDNMSEYSKQMQRFNVGEDCPVFDGLFEFCQLSAGGSVAGAVKLNKQQTDIAINWAGGLHHAKKSEASGFCYVNDIVLAILELLKYHQRVLYIDIDIHHGDGVEEAFYTTDRVMTVSFHKYGEYFPGTGDLRDIGAGKGKYYAVNYPLRDGIDDESYEAIFKPIMAKVMEMYQPSAVVLQCGADSLSGDRLGCFNLTIKGHAKCVEYMKSFNLPLLMLGGGGYTIRNVARCWTYETAVALDSSIPNELPYNDYFEYFGPDFKLHISPSNMTNQNTNDYLEKIKQRLFENLRMLPHAPGVQMQAIPEDAVQEDSGDEEEEDPNKRVSIRSRDKRIACEEEFSDSEDEGEGGRRNAASFKKVKRTKTEGEKEGEEKEKKGEGETKEVKEEEKVPEEEKMDTSKPKEESKTP; translated from the exons ATGGCGCTTACTTCtcaaggaacaaagaaaaaagtttgCTACTACTATGATG GTGATGTTGGAAACTATTATTATGGCCAGGGGCATCCCATGAAGCCCCACCGAATCCGCATGACACACAACCTGTTACTGAACTATGGCCTCTACAGAAAGATGGAAATATAC CGTCCACACAAAGCCAGTGGAGAGGAGATGACCAAGTATCACAGCGACGACTACATCAAGTTCCTGCGTTCAATCCGCCCCGATAACATGTCAGAATACAGCAAACAAATGCAGAGAT TTAATGTGGGGGAGGACTGTCCAGTGTTTGATGGTTTATTTGAGTTCTGCCAGCTGTCAGCTGGGGGCTCTGTTG CCGGTGCTGTGAAGTTGAacaaacagcagacagacatTGCTATCAACTGGGCTGGAGGCCTTCATCACGCCAAGAAGTCAGAAGCCTCTGGGTTTTGTTATGTCAATGACATCGTGCTGGCTATCCTGGAGTTACTGAA ATACCACCAGAGAGTTCTGTACATAGATATTGACATCCATCACGGAGATGGTGTGGAAGAGGCTTTCTACACCACAGACCGTGTCATGACCGTGTCCTTCCACAAGTATGGAGAGTACTTCCCTGGCACCGGTGACCTCAGG GACATCGGAGCGGGAAAGGGCAAATATTACGCTGTGAATTACCCGCTGAGGGATGGGATTGACGATGAGTCCTATGAAGCCATATTCAAGCCT ATCATGGCAAAAGTGATGGAGATGTACCAACCCAGCGCGGTGGTTCTCCAGTGTGGAGCTGATTCGCTGTCTGGAGACAGGCTTGGTTGCTTTAACCTCACCATTAAAG GTCATGCCAAGTGTGTGGAGTATATGAAGAGCTTCAACCTGCCACTGCTTATGCTGGGTGGAGGAGGCTACACTATCCGTAATGTGGCGCGCTGCTGGACGTATGAGACGGCTGTGGCCCTAGATAGCTCCATCCCAAATG AGCTTCCATACAACGACTACTTTGAGTACTTTGGGCCAGACTTCAAGCTGCACATCAGCCCCTCCAACATGACCAATCAGAACACCAACGACTACCTGGAGAAGATCAA GCAGCGCCTGTTTGAGAACTTGCGGATGCTCCCTCATGCCCCTGGTGTCCAGATGCAGGCCATCCCAGAAGACGCAGTGCAGGAGGACAGCggggatgaggaggaggaggatccCAACAAGCGCGTATCCA TTCGTTCTCGTGACAAGAGGATAGCCTGTGAGGAGGAGTTCTCTGACTCGGAGGATGAAGGTGAAGGAGGCCGCAGAAATGCTGCCAGCTTCAAGAAGGTCAAGCGAACTAAAACcgaaggagagaaagagggagaagaaaaggagaagaaaggTGAGGGAGAAACAAAAG aagtcaaagaagaggagaaggtgCCAGAGGAGGAGAAAATGGACACATCAAA GCCAAAAGAGGAGTCCAAGACACCTTGA